Within the Balneola sp. MJW-20 genome, the region GCAGAACGTATTCTGGCAGGATCAGCAGATGTGATCATTGCAGGAGGAGTGGAGTCGATGTCGCTGGTACCCATGGGCGGAATGTCGGTTCAGCCTAATCCCGAACTGGTTGAGAAAAGACCTGAAATTTATATCAGCATGGGACTTACCGCTGAGAATGTGGCCTCAAAATACGATATCTCACGTGAGGACCAGGATGCATTTGCATACCGCTCACATCAGCGGGCAATAAAAGCATGGGAAGAAGGGCACTTCGATGAGCAGATCACTGCTATTGAAGTAAAAGAAAAGAAGGTAATGTCGAATGGTGAGCTTGAAGAGCACTCATTTACTTTTAATCAGGATGAAGGCCCAAGGGCAGACACCTCCGTTGAGGCATTATCCGGACTAAGACCTGTTTTTAAAGCCGGAGGCAGTGTTACCGCTGGAAATTCTTCTCAGATGAACGATGCTGCTGCAGGAGTCATGGTCATGAGTGGCGATATGGTAAAAAAACATGGGCTTAAACCAATGGCAAAGTATACGGGCTTTCAGGTGGCTGGTGTGGCTCCGGAGTTAATGGGAATCGGTCCGGTCGAAGCCGTACCTAAAGTGCTGGCTAAAACAGGTCTCAAACTGGAGGACATCGGATTGATCGAACTGAATGAAGCTTTCGCATCGCAGTCGCTGGCGGTGATCCGTGAACTAGGACTTAACGAGGAGATTACGAATGTAAACGGAGGTGCTATTGCTATGGGGCACCCGCTGGGATGTACCGGTGCCAAGCTGACTACTCAGATATTGTATGAAATGAAAGAGCGGGATGTCCGCTATGGTATGGTTACCATGTGTATAGGCGGAGGTATGGGAGCTGCCGGAATTTTTGAAAAAGTATAAAACAGGATCATATGTTTAAAGAAGATACACTATCCGGAAAGACGATCTTAATTACAGGTGGTGGGAGCGGACTTGGGCTTGCTATGGCTAAAGGTTTTGCATCCTGCGGAGCCGATATTGCCATTTGCGGCCGGACCCGCGAAAAGCTGGATAATGCGGTCAAAGAGATCGAAGCCGAGAAAGAAGGAGCTGTTGCACGGGGTTATACCTGCGATGTTCGTGATTATGAAGCCGTAAATGGGATGTTCGAGAATATTGTAAGC harbors:
- a CDS encoding acetyl-CoA C-acyltransferase; amino-acid sequence: MANNEAYIVAASRTACGKANKGSLRFTRPDSLGGAVVKDLLGRSGDLDPSLVEDVIFGCAFPEASQGLNVARQIAILGGLPDSVPGVTVNRFCSSGLQTISMAAERILAGSADVIIAGGVESMSLVPMGGMSVQPNPELVEKRPEIYISMGLTAENVASKYDISREDQDAFAYRSHQRAIKAWEEGHFDEQITAIEVKEKKVMSNGELEEHSFTFNQDEGPRADTSVEALSGLRPVFKAGGSVTAGNSSQMNDAAAGVMVMSGDMVKKHGLKPMAKYTGFQVAGVAPELMGIGPVEAVPKVLAKTGLKLEDIGLIELNEAFASQSLAVIRELGLNEEITNVNGGAIAMGHPLGCTGAKLTTQILYEMKERDVRYGMVTMCIGGGMGAAGIFEKV